A region from the Pseudomonas cucumis genome encodes:
- the mexE gene encoding multidrug efflux RND transporter periplasmic adaptor subunit MexE, which yields MEQSLKHLRFPLALLAVLVMSACGKTPDAAATMPAAKVSVAKVLEQPVNEWDEFTGRLEAPETVEIRPRVSGQIDDVAFTEGALVKKGDLLFQIDPRPFQAEVRRLEALVAQARATATRSENESQRGERLRTSNAISAELADSRTSAAQEARAAVGALQAQLDLAKLNLSFTRVTAPISGRVSRAEITAGNLVTADTTALTTVVSTDKVYAYFDADERVFLKYTQLARQGQRGATTPVYMGLSNEDGNPHQGQMNFVDNQVNPKTGTIRGRAVFDNSDGTYTPGLYARLKLVGSGTYSAVLINDEAVGTDLGKKFVLVMDADNKTAYRPVELGPKIEGLRIVRSGLNKDDTIIVKGLQRVRPGSPVTPEVIPMASQETLAALAQQRQALEASNLPQVAPAKVAPGTVVKVAAATPRG from the coding sequence ATGGAACAATCACTCAAACATTTGCGCTTCCCCTTGGCCCTGTTGGCCGTGCTGGTGATGAGCGCCTGCGGCAAGACCCCGGACGCTGCCGCCACCATGCCCGCGGCCAAGGTCAGCGTGGCCAAGGTGCTGGAACAACCGGTCAACGAGTGGGACGAATTCACCGGCCGCCTTGAAGCGCCGGAAACGGTAGAGATTCGTCCACGGGTTTCCGGCCAGATCGATGACGTGGCCTTCACCGAAGGCGCGCTGGTCAAGAAAGGCGATCTGTTGTTCCAGATCGACCCGCGTCCATTCCAGGCTGAGGTCCGCCGCCTCGAAGCCCTGGTTGCGCAAGCTCGCGCCACAGCCACCCGCAGCGAAAACGAATCCCAGCGCGGCGAACGTCTGCGCACCAGCAACGCGATTTCCGCCGAACTCGCCGACTCGCGCACCAGCGCGGCTCAAGAAGCCCGCGCCGCCGTCGGCGCCCTCCAGGCACAACTGGACCTGGCCAAACTGAACCTGAGCTTCACCCGCGTCACAGCGCCCATCAGCGGCCGTGTCAGTCGTGCGGAAATCACCGCCGGCAACCTGGTGACCGCCGACACCACGGCGCTGACCACCGTGGTCTCCACCGATAAGGTCTACGCCTACTTCGACGCCGACGAGCGTGTGTTCCTCAAGTACACCCAGCTCGCCCGTCAGGGGCAACGCGGCGCCACCACCCCGGTTTACATGGGCCTGTCCAATGAAGACGGCAACCCGCACCAGGGCCAGATGAACTTCGTCGACAACCAGGTCAACCCGAAGACCGGCACCATCCGCGGTCGTGCGGTGTTCGACAACAGCGACGGCACCTACACCCCAGGCCTGTATGCACGCCTGAAACTGGTGGGCAGCGGCACCTACTCCGCGGTGTTGATCAACGACGAAGCGGTCGGTACCGACCTGGGTAAAAAGTTCGTGCTGGTGATGGATGCCGACAACAAAACGGCTTACCGCCCTGTCGAGCTGGGTCCGAAGATCGAAGGTCTGCGCATCGTGCGCAGCGGCTTGAACAAAGACGACACCATCATCGTCAAGGGTTTGCAGCGGGTTCGTCCTGGTTCGCCGGTCACGCCTGAAGTGATCCCGATGGCCAGCCAGGAAACCCTCGCGGCTCTCGCACAACAACGACAAGCGCTGGAAGCCAGCAACCTGCCCCAAGTCGCACCTGCCAAGGTCGCGCCGGGTACGGTTGTGAAAGTGGCTGCTGCGACTCCACGCGGTTAA
- a CDS encoding substrate-binding domain-containing protein produces the protein MIQAQEIVSRATLEAVRWSGPESGPRALRGKSIALVAEDLRNGGIVGVAQGVREAAKAMGWTLKIFDGAGSSAGRAKAFSDALAAKPDGLILCGSDALENNAALILFANRDVPVVGWHAGARPGPIDGTPVAMNVTTDPLEVARLTAMAAVAQSNGRAGVVILTDSKYSIAMAKAKAMENVIRACRECTLLEVRDVAISESGEKMPAITEELLQRYGKRWTHTLAINDIYFDYSIASLTSAAIPSDGISLLSAGDGSASAFLRIQAKTYQTVTVAEPLNLHGWQVMDELNRLFAGQPVSGFVAPIHLVNADNIAFDGGKKLQYDPDNGYRDIYRHQWNP, from the coding sequence GTGATTCAAGCGCAGGAAATCGTTTCCAGGGCCACCCTTGAAGCCGTTCGCTGGAGCGGCCCTGAATCTGGCCCGCGAGCCCTGCGGGGCAAGAGCATCGCCCTTGTCGCAGAAGATTTGCGTAACGGAGGCATCGTGGGTGTCGCGCAGGGCGTTCGTGAGGCCGCCAAGGCGATGGGCTGGACGCTGAAGATATTCGATGGCGCCGGATCATCGGCCGGGCGCGCAAAGGCCTTTTCCGATGCCCTCGCAGCGAAACCTGACGGCCTCATTCTGTGCGGCTCCGATGCCCTTGAGAACAATGCGGCGCTGATCCTCTTCGCCAACAGGGATGTGCCGGTGGTTGGCTGGCACGCCGGGGCACGCCCCGGGCCGATTGACGGCACGCCGGTGGCCATGAACGTCACGACCGACCCGCTCGAAGTGGCTCGCCTCACGGCCATGGCGGCAGTGGCACAGTCAAACGGACGCGCCGGCGTGGTCATACTGACCGACTCCAAGTACAGCATCGCCATGGCGAAAGCCAAGGCCATGGAAAACGTCATTCGGGCCTGTCGGGAATGTACGTTGCTGGAAGTGCGCGATGTCGCGATCTCCGAAAGTGGTGAGAAGATGCCGGCGATCACCGAGGAGCTGCTTCAGCGCTATGGCAAGCGCTGGACCCATACGCTGGCCATCAACGATATCTATTTCGACTACTCGATTGCCTCATTGACCAGCGCCGCAATACCCAGTGACGGCATCAGTCTGTTGTCTGCCGGTGATGGCAGCGCTTCGGCTTTCTTGCGCATACAGGCAAAAACCTACCAGACCGTTACCGTGGCCGAGCCGCTCAACCTGCATGGCTGGCAAGTGATGGATGAATTGAACCGGCTGTTTGCAGGTCAGCCGGTGAGCGGCTTCGTAGCGCCGATTCACTTGGTCAATGCCGACAATATTGCCTTCGACGGCGGGAAGAAACTCCAGTACGACCCTGACAATGGCTATCGAGACATCTATCGCCACCAATGGAACCCCTGA
- a CDS encoding EAL domain-containing protein, producing MEPLTLDVTSRLGRRLLPQSLRAQFTLAFLTLALLILAGGATAVYALRTSNSATRQLTDERLVRMQDGQDMLQRTLLIERQTDQLLTTRSPDTLRSSYAATVQELEALDQLVQQLTAANSGVAILDMHQSSQMFRNTANIVAQLRESLLQTEVTFEQTLEDHTARLTATQTRASLELAVLLFDLPQAIDSDAVQRLRVRYERLSHTAGKLPDADVPTPDLFSLRLRLINQHHVIQRFNEELKNEAGVLVAVARAQSSAYTEDYREAVQRLVEASNRSQQWVLIMLGASLVFAWFVTRVFMGRHVLVRLNEISRQLRQEHTDKTHLLMAEHGKDEIGSMARAVNQFLKDRLQLEKRTVQLSIATERLALQNNRLEQEAIVRAGQGHVLELIARSTELAEVLESLAHLVESQLEGMMVSILVLDEDGKHLLHGAAPSLPKAYNQLIDGTAIGPSVGSCGTAVYRREPVIVTDIELDPLWEEYRSAAASYGFRACWSTPILSHERKVLGTFALYSNTVRSPSSTETRLIDMATPLAGIAIERQLTEKRIRYMGDHDALTGLPNRTLLEDRLKQAMLYAQRYSRLVTVVFLDLDKFKLVNDSLGHSAGDELLKTVAQRMQECVRRTDTVVRLGGDEFVIILFDQPSDIDGVTPALHKIQEAILRPIQLSGHTLHVTCSMGLATYPADGSDTDTLLSNADAAMYRAKELGRNSYQFYTSEMNNKDQGKLAMQDGLRNALNHDEFLLLYQPQVDLQSGQIIGVEALIRWQHPEFGMVSPIKFIPQAEETGLIVPIGDWVIHTACRQNKAWQDAGWPPITMSVNISARQFIERDLIDRVRHALQETGLEPRYLELELTESLIMQDLQQAISKMKELQSMGISLSIDDFGTGYSSLAALKSFPIARLKIDQSFVRDLPDNENDKAIATAVISLGHKLNLKVIAEGVETEEQQTFLRENGCDEMQGHFFSRAVSAEEISLLLRTPRLPQPSRMASPDSLMRKRVVKRPSSPVPGR from the coding sequence ATGGAACCCCTGACATTGGACGTTACTTCCCGGCTCGGACGCCGGCTATTGCCGCAATCGCTACGCGCACAGTTCACACTGGCGTTTCTGACGCTGGCACTGCTGATCCTGGCGGGTGGTGCTACTGCGGTCTATGCATTGCGCACGTCAAACAGCGCCACCCGCCAGCTGACGGATGAACGACTGGTCCGCATGCAAGATGGGCAAGACATGCTGCAGCGGACCTTGCTGATCGAACGCCAGACCGATCAGCTTCTGACAACCCGCTCGCCCGACACCCTGCGTTCAAGCTATGCAGCGACCGTCCAAGAGCTCGAAGCCCTTGATCAACTGGTGCAGCAGTTGACTGCCGCGAACAGTGGTGTGGCGATACTCGACATGCATCAGTCGAGTCAGATGTTCCGCAATACCGCCAACATCGTTGCGCAGCTGCGAGAAAGCCTGCTGCAAACCGAGGTCACCTTTGAGCAAACCCTGGAGGATCACACCGCCCGGTTAACCGCGACCCAAACCCGGGCCAGCCTGGAACTGGCGGTGTTACTTTTCGATCTGCCGCAGGCTATTGACAGTGATGCCGTGCAACGGCTGCGGGTCCGATATGAGCGCCTGTCACACACCGCAGGCAAGTTACCCGACGCTGATGTGCCGACACCCGATCTCTTCTCTTTGCGCCTGAGGCTCATCAATCAGCACCACGTCATACAGCGCTTCAATGAGGAACTGAAGAATGAGGCCGGGGTTCTGGTCGCGGTGGCCCGTGCGCAATCCAGTGCTTACACCGAAGACTATCGCGAAGCTGTGCAGCGCCTGGTCGAGGCGTCAAATCGTAGCCAGCAATGGGTGCTGATCATGTTGGGCGCAAGCCTGGTGTTCGCCTGGTTTGTGACCCGGGTCTTCATGGGCCGTCATGTGCTCGTGCGCCTGAATGAAATAAGCCGGCAATTGCGTCAGGAACACACCGACAAAACGCATTTGTTGATGGCGGAGCATGGGAAGGACGAGATCGGCAGCATGGCCCGCGCAGTGAATCAATTCCTCAAAGACCGACTTCAGCTGGAAAAAAGAACGGTCCAATTGAGTATCGCCACAGAGCGGCTCGCCCTGCAAAACAACCGATTAGAACAAGAAGCCATCGTCCGTGCCGGACAAGGTCATGTCTTGGAGCTGATCGCCAGAAGCACTGAGCTTGCAGAGGTCCTCGAGAGCCTGGCTCACCTGGTCGAGTCCCAACTGGAGGGGATGATGGTGTCCATCCTGGTGCTGGATGAGGATGGCAAGCACCTGCTGCACGGGGCTGCCCCCAGTTTGCCGAAGGCCTATAACCAGCTCATTGACGGGACTGCGATCGGTCCGAGTGTCGGTTCATGCGGCACCGCGGTGTATCGACGAGAGCCGGTCATCGTCACGGATATCGAGCTGGATCCGCTGTGGGAGGAGTACCGATCAGCTGCTGCGTCCTATGGATTTCGCGCCTGCTGGTCGACGCCGATTCTGTCCCATGAGCGAAAGGTATTGGGTACGTTCGCCTTGTATTCCAACACCGTCCGCAGCCCCAGCTCGACCGAGACGCGACTGATCGACATGGCGACACCTCTTGCCGGCATTGCGATAGAACGCCAACTGACCGAAAAACGCATTCGCTATATGGGCGACCATGACGCATTGACCGGGCTGCCGAATCGCACACTGCTCGAAGACCGTCTCAAGCAGGCAATGCTTTATGCTCAGCGCTACAGCCGGCTGGTGACGGTGGTGTTTCTCGATCTGGACAAATTCAAACTGGTGAATGACAGCCTTGGACACAGTGCTGGAGACGAACTGCTGAAAACCGTCGCCCAGCGCATGCAGGAGTGTGTACGCCGCACCGACACCGTTGTGCGACTGGGTGGCGACGAGTTTGTGATCATCCTGTTCGACCAGCCCTCAGACATCGACGGTGTTACGCCAGCCCTGCATAAAATCCAGGAGGCCATCCTGCGGCCGATTCAGCTCAGCGGACATACACTCCACGTCACCTGCAGCATGGGGTTGGCCACTTACCCGGCGGACGGCAGCGATACCGACACGTTGCTCAGCAATGCGGACGCCGCCATGTACCGGGCCAAGGAGCTGGGTCGCAACAGTTACCAGTTCTATACGAGCGAGATGAATAACAAGGATCAGGGCAAGCTCGCCATGCAAGACGGGCTTCGAAACGCACTCAACCATGACGAGTTCCTGCTGCTGTACCAGCCACAGGTGGATTTGCAGTCAGGTCAGATTATCGGCGTAGAGGCACTGATTCGCTGGCAGCATCCCGAGTTCGGCATGGTGTCTCCAATCAAATTCATTCCCCAGGCCGAAGAGACCGGGTTGATCGTGCCCATCGGCGACTGGGTGATTCATACCGCGTGCAGACAGAACAAGGCCTGGCAGGATGCGGGCTGGCCGCCGATCACCATGTCGGTGAATATTTCAGCACGCCAGTTCATCGAAAGGGACCTGATCGACCGGGTGAGGCATGCCTTGCAAGAAACCGGACTGGAACCGAGGTACCTTGAGCTGGAGCTGACCGAAAGTCTGATCATGCAAGACCTTCAGCAAGCCATCAGCAAAATGAAGGAACTGCAATCAATGGGGATCAGTCTCTCGATCGACGATTTCGGTACCGGTTACTCCAGCCTCGCAGCATTGAAAAGCTTCCCGATCGCGAGACTCAAGATCGACCAGTCTTTCGTGCGCGATCTGCCCGACAACGAGAACGACAAAGCCATCGCCACCGCAGTGATTTCGTTGGGGCACAAACTGAACCTCAAGGTCATTGCCGAAGGTGTCGAAACCGAAGAGCAGCAAACCTTCCTGCGTGAAAACGGTTGCGATGAAATGCAGGGCCACTTTTTCAGCCGCGCGGTCAGTGCAGAGGAAATCAGTCTGTTACTGCGTACGCCCCGGTTGCCTCAACCGAGCCGCATGGCGAGCCCTGACTCGCTAATGCGAAAACGCGTTGTAAAACGCCCAAGCAGTCCAGTACCCGGGCGCTAA
- a CDS encoding LysR family transcriptional regulator gives MNRNDLRRVDLNLLIVFETLMHERSVTRAAEKLFLGQPAISAALSRLRGLFDDPLFVRTGRSMEPSARAVEIFALLSPALDSISTAVSRAAEFDPATSTAVFRIGLSDDVEFALLPMLLKRLRAESPGIVLVVRRANYILMPNLLASGEISIGVSYTADLPANAKRKVLRRSMPKLLRADTVPGPLSLDDFCARPHALVSFAGDLSGFIDEELEKLGRKRHVVLAVPQFNGLSTLISGTDIVATVPDYTAEALTAAGGVRAEDPPLPVRSFELHMAWRGSQDNDPGERWLRSRIQMFFGDPDSLT, from the coding sequence ATGAATCGTAATGACCTGCGTCGTGTCGACCTGAACCTGTTGATCGTTTTCGAAACACTGATGCACGAACGCAGCGTGACCCGCGCCGCGGAAAAATTGTTCCTCGGCCAGCCGGCCATCAGTGCGGCGCTCTCGCGCCTGCGCGGGCTGTTCGATGACCCGCTGTTTGTACGCACCGGCCGCAGCATGGAGCCTTCCGCTCGGGCGGTGGAAATCTTCGCCCTGCTCTCGCCGGCCCTGGATTCGATTTCCACCGCGGTCAGTCGTGCGGCGGAATTCGACCCGGCGACCAGCACCGCGGTGTTCCGCATCGGCTTGTCCGATGATGTTGAATTTGCGCTGCTGCCAATGCTGCTCAAACGGTTGCGCGCTGAATCGCCGGGGATCGTGCTGGTGGTGCGTCGGGCCAACTACATCCTGATGCCGAACCTGCTGGCCTCGGGCGAGATCTCCATCGGCGTCAGCTACACCGCCGACTTGCCGGCCAACGCCAAGCGCAAAGTACTGCGCCGCAGCATGCCGAAATTGTTGCGCGCCGATACGGTGCCAGGGCCGTTGAGTCTGGATGATTTCTGCGCCCGCCCCCACGCTCTGGTTTCGTTCGCCGGCGACCTGAGCGGCTTTATAGATGAAGAGCTGGAAAAACTGGGGCGCAAACGGCATGTGGTGCTGGCAGTGCCGCAGTTCAATGGGTTGAGCACACTGATCAGTGGCACCGATATCGTGGCCACCGTCCCTGATTACACCGCCGAAGCGTTGACCGCGGCCGGTGGTGTTCGGGCCGAGGACCCGCCGTTGCCGGTGCGCAGCTTTGAATTGCACATGGCTTGGCGCGGGTCGCAAGATAATGACCCGGGGGAGCGTTGGTTAAGGTCACGGATTCAGATGTTTTTCGGGGACCCCGATAGCCTGACATAA
- a CDS encoding zinc-dependent alcohol dehydrogenase family protein translates to MSRTIRFHKFGPAEVLKCEEHAAALPAPGEVQVRVEAIGISWYDILWRQNLASSHARLPSGLGHEMAGVVTMVGEGVDDLAVGDKVASFPAESPNDYPVYGEQIVLPRSALTRYPDVLSPIEASVHYTPLLIAYFAYADLARVKPGQFALVTDASHCAGPSFVQLGKALGVRVIAATKTADEREYLLSLGAEKVIVTEEQDLLMQINKITDNRGVDVVFDGLGGPQMSLLGDVLAPRGSLVLYGLQGGNQTPFPACAAFQKNIQFFVHCIGNFTGKPELGIIQDQAALQRALRDINQMTADRVLLPLKTRVFPFSEFVEAHRYMDECPCRERVALQVEPAA, encoded by the coding sequence ATGTCCCGCACGATCCGTTTTCACAAGTTTGGTCCAGCCGAGGTGCTCAAATGCGAAGAGCATGCGGCCGCTCTGCCTGCGCCGGGCGAAGTGCAGGTGCGCGTCGAAGCGATAGGCATCAGCTGGTACGACATTCTCTGGCGCCAGAACCTGGCCTCGTCCCATGCTCGTCTGCCTTCAGGCCTTGGTCATGAAATGGCTGGCGTGGTCACGATGGTCGGCGAAGGCGTCGATGATCTGGCTGTTGGTGACAAGGTCGCCAGCTTCCCGGCAGAGAGCCCCAACGACTACCCGGTTTACGGCGAACAGATCGTTCTGCCGCGCTCGGCGCTGACCCGCTACCCGGACGTACTCAGCCCGATTGAAGCCAGCGTTCATTACACGCCACTGTTGATCGCCTATTTTGCCTACGCCGATCTGGCGCGAGTCAAACCCGGACAATTTGCCTTGGTGACCGACGCCAGTCACTGCGCCGGGCCGTCATTCGTGCAATTGGGCAAAGCCCTTGGTGTGCGAGTGATTGCTGCGACCAAAACCGCGGATGAGCGTGAGTACCTGTTGTCCCTGGGTGCCGAGAAGGTCATCGTCACCGAAGAACAGGATCTGCTGATGCAAATCAACAAGATCACCGATAACCGCGGCGTCGATGTGGTGTTCGATGGCTTGGGCGGGCCGCAGATGTCGCTGCTCGGCGATGTGCTCGCACCTCGCGGTAGCCTGGTGCTCTATGGCTTGCAAGGGGGTAATCAGACGCCATTCCCGGCCTGCGCGGCATTCCAGAAGAACATTCAGTTCTTCGTGCATTGCATCGGTAATTTCACCGGCAAGCCGGAACTGGGCATCATCCAGGATCAGGCCGCACTGCAACGTGCCCTGCGCGACATCAATCAGATGACTGCGGACCGTGTGCTGTTGCCGCTCAAGACCCGGGTCTTCCCTTTTTCCGAGTTTGTCGAAGCCCACCGCTATATGGACGAATGTCCATGTCGCGAACGGGTAGCCCTTCAGGTCGAACCTGCTGCCTGA
- a CDS encoding aminotransferase-like domain-containing protein, with the protein MKGPRDTDFAYQAVYRYLTNLINEPGSDVQVRLPSLRQLAHRLSVSISTIQYAYSLLEKEGRVYSVAKSGYYAVPVSSIGMPGRGKDLLETVYVNARRPGMLVLSADEPALLQPLDSPLLLLERELLRQYPRQPQPSSQPCGELELRTALAARYTTSPTRCWHADDVYIGADLRGVLEILIAALGLKDAVVVVESPCDWVILRLLQDADVRVIELSLQADGGLDLEQLKELLETEPVRLVMLSSGLNMPRGSVAPDSNRQSAAQLLLRHGSWVLENDCYGELEFESNGLRFRDLLDPDRLIVFSTFEKFIGSEAPFGYLLSRQLRARLQRHFLLRAFRLSLIRQKAIARLYSNGRIDQHLLVLRRLLKERMVQMTQLLEERLPDALHFVEPRGGATIWIRSLRQVNVHRVFERLLKQHVVIAPGELFSLQGLHGQHLRLSHTFGGHHDLADALGLLGDALRLESID; encoded by the coding sequence ATGAAAGGACCGCGAGATACCGATTTTGCGTACCAGGCGGTGTACCGTTACCTGACTAACCTGATCAATGAACCGGGCAGTGACGTGCAAGTGCGCCTGCCATCATTGCGACAGTTGGCGCACCGCCTGAGTGTGTCGATCTCGACCATTCAGTACGCCTATTCGCTTTTGGAGAAGGAAGGGCGCGTCTATTCGGTGGCCAAGTCCGGCTACTACGCCGTCCCCGTATCCTCAATAGGCATGCCCGGCCGCGGCAAGGACCTGCTCGAAACGGTTTATGTCAACGCCAGACGTCCCGGTATGCTGGTGCTGAGCGCCGATGAACCGGCGTTATTACAACCGCTGGATAGCCCGTTGCTGTTGCTGGAGAGAGAATTGCTGCGCCAGTACCCACGCCAGCCACAACCGTCTTCGCAACCCTGCGGCGAACTGGAGCTGCGCACAGCCCTGGCGGCGCGTTACACCACTTCGCCGACACGTTGCTGGCATGCTGATGATGTTTATATCGGTGCAGATCTGCGGGGAGTCCTGGAAATATTAATCGCCGCTCTTGGCCTCAAAGACGCTGTGGTGGTGGTCGAATCACCGTGCGACTGGGTCATTCTGCGTCTGCTCCAGGATGCGGACGTGCGGGTGATCGAGCTGTCGTTGCAAGCCGATGGTGGTCTGGATCTGGAGCAGTTGAAGGAACTGCTTGAGACCGAGCCGGTGCGACTGGTGATGCTTTCATCGGGACTGAACATGCCACGAGGCAGTGTGGCACCTGACAGCAACAGGCAATCCGCCGCACAGCTGCTGCTACGACATGGCAGTTGGGTACTGGAAAACGATTGCTATGGCGAGCTTGAGTTCGAGTCGAACGGCCTGCGATTTCGTGATCTGCTGGACCCGGATCGGCTGATCGTGTTTTCCACATTCGAGAAATTCATCGGGTCGGAGGCGCCCTTCGGCTATCTACTGTCGCGACAATTGCGTGCCAGATTGCAGCGGCACTTTTTGCTGCGCGCTTTCCGTCTGTCGTTGATTCGTCAGAAAGCCATTGCACGGTTGTACAGCAACGGACGCATTGATCAACACCTGCTGGTGTTGCGTCGACTGCTCAAGGAACGCATGGTGCAGATGACCCAGTTGCTTGAAGAGCGTCTGCCCGATGCGCTGCACTTCGTTGAACCCCGGGGCGGGGCGACGATCTGGATTCGCTCATTGCGCCAGGTCAATGTGCATCGAGTGTTCGAGCGTTTGCTCAAGCAGCATGTGGTGATTGCGCCGGGAGAATTGTTTAGCTTGCAGGGCCTGCACGGTCAGCACTTGCGCCTGAGTCACACCTTCGGTGGTCACCACGACCTCGCCGACGCATTGGGACTGTTGGGGGATGCCTTGCGCCTGGAATCGATCGACTGA
- the pgm gene encoding phosphoglucomutase (alpha-D-glucose-1,6-bisphosphate-dependent), protein MTLSPFAGKPAPAELLVDIPRLVTAYYTGQPDAAISTQRVAFGTSGHRGSSFDLSFNEWHVLAISQAICLYREAQGIDGPLFVGIDTHALSTPAGASALEVLAANGVTVMIAEGDEYTPTPAISHAILCYNRGRTSGLADGIVITPSHNPPQSGGYKYNPTNGGPADTHITKWIEAKANELLAAKLVGVKRISYEQALKASTTHRHDYLNTYVADLINVIDFDAIRDAKLRLGVDPLGGAGVRYWSAIAEHYRLDLEVVNKEVDATFRFMTVDWDGQIRMDPSSSHAMQGLIGLKERFDVAFACDPDHDRHGIVTPSGGLLAPNNYLAVTIDYLFQNRPQWRADAAVGKTVVSSGLIDRVAKRLGRRLYEVPVGFKWFADGLFDGSLGFGGEESAGASFLRKDGSVWCTDKDGLIPALLAAEMTARTGRDPSQAYRALTDELGEPFSVRVDAKANPEQKALLSKLSPDQVTSTQLAGEAIQSILSHAPGNDQAIGGLKVMTENGWFAARPSGTEDIYKIYAESFVSDDHLKQLVAEAQTLVDGAISAK, encoded by the coding sequence ATGACACTCAGTCCTTTTGCGGGCAAACCGGCACCGGCAGAACTGTTGGTAGACATCCCGCGACTGGTAACGGCCTATTACACCGGCCAGCCCGATGCAGCCATTTCTACCCAGCGCGTCGCCTTCGGCACGTCCGGACACCGAGGTAGCTCGTTCGACCTGAGTTTCAACGAATGGCACGTTCTGGCCATCAGTCAGGCAATCTGCCTGTACCGCGAAGCCCAGGGCATCGACGGTCCGCTGTTCGTCGGGATCGACACCCACGCGCTGTCCACGCCAGCCGGTGCCAGCGCCCTGGAAGTCCTGGCGGCGAACGGCGTGACAGTGATGATTGCCGAAGGCGACGAGTACACCCCGACGCCGGCCATTTCCCACGCGATTCTTTGCTACAACCGTGGGCGCACCTCGGGCCTGGCGGACGGCATCGTCATCACGCCGTCTCACAACCCGCCACAAAGCGGTGGCTACAAGTACAACCCTACCAACGGCGGCCCGGCCGATACCCACATCACCAAGTGGATCGAGGCCAAGGCCAATGAGTTGCTGGCGGCCAAACTCGTCGGGGTCAAGCGCATCAGCTACGAGCAAGCGTTGAAGGCCAGCACCACTCATCGTCACGATTACCTCAATACCTATGTTGCTGACCTGATCAACGTGATCGACTTCGATGCCATCCGCGATGCGAAGCTGCGTCTGGGTGTCGATCCGCTGGGCGGAGCAGGGGTGCGCTACTGGTCGGCGATTGCCGAGCACTACCGCCTGGACCTGGAGGTGGTGAATAAAGAAGTTGATGCGACATTCCGTTTCATGACCGTCGACTGGGACGGGCAGATCCGTATGGACCCATCGTCCAGCCACGCCATGCAAGGCCTGATCGGTCTGAAAGAGCGTTTCGACGTGGCCTTTGCCTGTGACCCGGATCACGACCGTCATGGCATCGTGACCCCATCCGGTGGTTTGCTTGCACCCAACAACTACCTCGCGGTAACGATCGATTACCTGTTCCAGAACCGTCCACAGTGGCGCGCCGATGCGGCCGTGGGCAAAACCGTGGTCAGCAGCGGCTTGATCGATCGTGTTGCCAAGCGTCTGGGCCGTCGTCTGTACGAAGTACCGGTCGGCTTCAAATGGTTTGCGGATGGTCTGTTCGACGGTTCCCTCGGTTTTGGCGGTGAAGAAAGTGCCGGCGCCTCGTTCCTGCGCAAGGACGGCAGTGTCTGGTGTACCGACAAAGACGGCTTGATTCCGGCTTTGCTGGCCGCCGAAATGACTGCTCGCACGGGCCGTGATCCAAGTCAGGCCTATCGCGCGCTGACTGATGAGCTGGGCGAACCTTTCTCGGTACGGGTCGATGCCAAGGCGAACCCTGAGCAGAAAGCGCTGCTGAGCAAATTGTCGCCAGACCAGGTCACCTCGACTCAACTGGCGGGCGAAGCGATCCAGAGCATCCTTAGCCATGCACCGGGTAACGACCAGGCTATTGGCGGTCTGAAAGTCATGACCGAGAACGGTTGGTTCGCGGCGCGTCCGTCGGGTACTGAGGATATCTACAAGATCTACGCGGAAAGCTTTGTCAGTGACGATCACCTGAAGCAGTTGGTGGCGGAAGCTCAGACCTTGGTGGATGGCGCGATTTCTGCGAAGTGA